Proteins encoded within one genomic window of Microtus ochrogaster isolate Prairie Vole_2 linkage group LG4, MicOch1.0, whole genome shotgun sequence:
- the Ing5 gene encoding inhibitor of growth protein 5: MATAMYLEHYLDSIENLPCELQRNFQLMRELDQRTEDKKAEIDILAAEYISTVKTLSSDQRVEHLQKIQNAYSKCKEYSDDKVQLAMQTYEMVDKHIRRLDADLARFEADLKDRMDGSDFESTGSRSLKKGRSQKEKRSSRGRGRRTSEEDTPKKKKHKSGSEFTDSILSVHPSDVLDMPVDPNEPTYCLCHQVSYGEMIGCDNPDCPIEWFHFACVDLTTKPKGKWFCPRCVQEKRKKK, from the exons GCGACTGCCATGTACTTGGAGCACTATCTGGACA GCATTGAGAACCTTCCCTGTGAACTTCAGAGGAACTTCCAGCTGATGCGAGAGCTAGACCAGAGAACGGAAG ATAAGAAGGCAGAGATTGACATCCTGGCTGCGGAGTATATTTCCACAGTGAAGACTCTCTCTTCAGACCAGCGTGTGGAGCACCTGCAGAAGATCCAGAACGCCTACAGCAAGTGCAAGGAGTACAGTGACGACAAGGTGCAGCTAGCCATGCAGACCTATGAGATG GTGGACAAACACATCCGAAGGCTTGATGCTGACCTGGCACGCTTTGAGGCTGACCTGAAGGACAGGATGGACGGAAGCGACTTTGAAAGCACTGGATCACGAAGCTTGAAAA AAGGTCGgagtcagaaagaaaagagaagctcccggggccgaggcaggaggacatCAGAAGAGGACACACCtaagaaaaagaagcataaaaGCGG GTCTGAGTTTACCGACAGCATCCTATCTGTGCACCCCTCTGACGTGCTGGACATGCCTGTGGATCCAAATGAGCCTACGTACTGCCTGTGCCACCAGGTGTCCTACGGGGAGATGATCGGCTGTGACAATCCAGAT TGTCCAATTGAGTGGTTTCACTTTGCCTGTGTGGATCTCACCACAAAGCCCAAAGGAAAGTG GTTCTGTCCCCGATGTGtgcaggaaaagaggaagaagaagtaa